The sequence AATCACCACGCTGGAGGCTGTGCGCCGGCGTCTATCGCCTTGACCCACCAGAGATCCGGCGCGCCATTGCATTTGTCCGCAAGCGCTGCCGCCCACTGCGCTGCCCATCTCCGCGGCAGCCGCTCCAGCTCGCTCCTGACCTCAACTGCTGAGCTCACTTAAAACCCTTCCGACGCGGCGTGTGGCACCCGAGTGAGCGCCCGTCAGTGCTGCGCCGTGTTCAGCAGAGCGACTGAAGGCGACAACGTTGGCATGCCATGGTCTCCACGGAAGAGCCTGTCTAAACAAGCGCCCGGCCGCAACGGCAGTGGCCGGCTTCTCAAACATGAGCCATTAAGTCTGAACCGGCGACACCGGTCTCATTTTGGGCTTTGCGCTGAATTTGACCTAAATATTTCCGTTACGCGCCGATACCTGCATAGACCGACATGTCGTTGCCTTACCGCGTACGCGTGAAGCCAGTGTCGAGAACTCCCCCGCGTCATGCCACGTTCTTCGTGTCGCCGCATCTCGAGGTCGCAATGGACATCTTTTCTTCGGATCTTCCCGCTCCACTCACGCTTGCGCTCGAAGGCGAGATGACCATTCGTCGCGCCGCCGAACTCAAGCCACTGCTGCAGCCGGCATTGGCGCATCCGGGTGGATTGCATCTTGACCTGGCGGCGGTGAGTGAGATCGACACCACCGGCCTGCAGCTGCTGTTGGCCACCAAGCAGGCGATTCAGGCCGATGGGCGGCCATTTTCGCTGACCGATTCCAGCCGTGCGGTGTTCGATGTGATCGAGCTGCTCGGCCTGCTTGAGGCACTGTATCCGCATGCGGTTGCCGGCCTCGGCGAACGAATTCACTAACGGACTGATGACGCGCGCATGGACATGAATCAGCTGATGCAGACCTTCCTGGCCGAGAGCCGGGACCTGCTCGAAGACATGGAACGGCATCTGCTCGAAGCCGAACGCGGTACGTCCTCGCCCGATGCCGTCAATGCAATTTTCCGCGCTGCTCACACCATCAAGGGTTCGGGCGGATTATTCGATCTCCCGCAGCTGGTCGGCTTCACCCATGTGGTGGAAAGCGTGCTCGATCTGGTGCGCGAAGATTCGCTCACCCTGCGTTCGGAACTGATCGGGCTGCTGCTGGTGTGCTGCGATCATATCCATGCACTGGTGGAGACCGCCGCCGACCCCGGCCATGCCGATGCCGCTGCGCTGGCTGCCGAAGCCGAGCCGCTGCTGGCGCAATTGCAGAGTTATCTGCAAAGCAGTGCCTGCGGCGTCACCGCCGCTGCCATCCAGCACAGCACGCCAGAAAAA comes from Xanthomonas vesicatoria ATCC 35937 and encodes:
- a CDS encoding STAS domain-containing protein produces the protein MDIFSSDLPAPLTLALEGEMTIRRAAELKPLLQPALAHPGGLHLDLAAVSEIDTTGLQLLLATKQAIQADGRPFSLTDSSRAVFDVIELLGLLEALYPHAVAGLGERIH